From the Limibacillus sp. genome, the window TCCTGGCGATGATCGTCGCGGAGGCCTTGGCCGTTGCCCTTTATCTCTGGACGCGCGGGCGTCTGCGCCAGGGCGCTTCGCTGCTGGCGACCTTGGCGTCGGGTTTCAGCCTGGCTCTGGCGCTGCGTCTTGCGCTGGCGGACTCATCGCTCGCGATCATGGCGCTTTGCCTTCTGGCGGGGCTGCTCTGTCATCTCGGCGATCTGGTCTTGAGGCTGCGGCGCTGAGGCGGGCTGACGACGTCGAAGCGGGAAGGGCTCAATTCGCTTACAAAAGATTGCGTATTTTCCATTGTTTCGCGCCCCGGCTGGAACTTATCCGCTGAGCTTGACACCATAGGAATAAGAAGAGCTAAGCTGTGGACCGTTGGGAGAACGATTGAGCCGGTCCGGAAGAAGATCGGGAAGAAACGCTGGGATTATTCAAAATAAACCAAACACTTGGGAGTACTTCCGTTGAAAAAAACCTTACTCGCCGCTTCGCTCGGCGTACTCGCCTCTGCCGCGCTGATCAGCGTCGCGTCGGCGAAAACTCTGGTCTACTGCTCCGAGGGCAGCCCCGAGGGCTTCAACCCCTCGCTCTACACCGCGGGCACGACCTTCGACGCCTCGTCGCGTCAGATCTATAACCGCCTTGTCGAGTTCGAGCGCGGCACCACCAAGATCGTGCCTGCGCTGGCGGAATCCTGGGACGTCTCCGACGACGGCCTGACCTACACCTTCAACCTGCGCCGCGGCGTCAAGTTCCAGTCGACCTCGGATTTCACCCCGTCGCGCGACTTCAACGCCGATGACGTGATCTACAGCTTCGAGCGTCAGCGCGATCCCGACCATCCCTACCACATGGTGTCGGGCGGTCAGTACGAGTACTTCCAGGCCATGGACATGCCCGGCCTGATCAAGGAAGTGAAGAAGGTCGACGACTACACCGTTCAGTTCATCCTGAACCGTCCGGAAGCGCCCTTCATCGCCAACATGGGCATGGACTTCGCCTCGGTCCTCTCGGCTGAGTACGCCGATCAGATGATGAAGGCGGGCACCCCGGAGAAGGTCGACCTGAACCCGGTCGGCACCGGCCCCTTCCAGCGCGTCATGTATCAGAAGGACGCGGTGATCCGCTACAAGGCCCACCCCGGTTACTGGAAGGGCAAGGCCCCGATCGACGACCTGATTTTCGCCATCACCCCCGACGCTTCCGTCCGCTGGCAGAAGCTCCAGGCCGGTGAGTGCCACGTCATGCCCTATCCGAATCCCGCGGATCTGGAGGACATGGCGGCGCATGACGAGATCAACCTGATGGAACAGGAAGGCCTCAACGTCGGCTATCTCGCCTTCAACACGGAAAAAGAGCCCTTCACGGACAAGCGCGTCCGTCAGGCGCTGAACATGGCCGTGAACAAGCAGGCGATCATCGACGTGGTGTTCCAGGGCGCCGGCAAGGCGGCCAAGAACCCCATCCCGCCGACGATCTGGTCCTACAACGATGACGTGCAGGACTACCCCTACGATCCGGAGAAGGCCAAGGCGATGCTGGCCGAGGCGGGCGTTTCCGGCCTCAAGACCAACATCTGGGCCATGCCCGTGCAGCGTCCCTACAACCCGAACGCCAAGCGCATGGCCGAGCTGATCCAGGCCGACTGGGCCAAGGTCGGCGTCGAGGCGGAGATCGTGTCCTTCGAGTGGGGCGAGTACCTGAAGCGCTCCAAGGACGGCGAGCACGAGACCGTGCTGCTGGGCTGGACCGGCGACAACGGCGATCCGGACAACTTCCTCTTCGTCCTTCTGGGCTGTGAGGCGGCGTCCGGGGCGAACCGCGCGCGCTGGTGCTATCGTCCCTTCGACGACCTGCTGGTCGAGGCCAAGCAGACCGCCGACGTGGCGGAGCGGACCCGTCTCTACGAGGAAGCTCAGGTGATCTTCAAGGAGGAAGCGCCTTGGATCACCATCGCCCACTCCGTGGTCTTCAAGCCGGTTCGTAAGGAGGTCAAGGACTTCCGGATCGATCCCTTCGGCGGCCACGTCTTCTATGGCGTCGACATCGAGTAGTTGACGGGCCCAAGGGCCAATGGGATAGGGACGGGTGAGCGCTTCGCCCGTCCCTAGTTCCTTTTAAGGGGTTCCATGTTCCGGTTTCTCGTCTCCCGACTGGCGATGCTCGTACCGACCTTCCTGGGCGTCACGGTCATCTCCTTCATGCTCATCCGGGCGATTCCCGGAGACCCCATCGAGCTGCTTTCGGGCGAGCGCGGCATGGATCCCGAACGGCATGCCGAACTGATGAAGCAGTTCGGTTTCGACCGGCCGCTCTACGAGCAGTATTTCAGCTATCTGGTCGGCATCTTCCAGGGCGACCTCGGCAATTCCATCACCACCAAGCAGCCGGTCCTGAACGAGTTCCTGACGCTGTTCCCGGCGACGCTGGAGCTCTCTCTCTTCGCCATCGTCTTCGCCATTGCGCTGGGCTTGCCCATCGGCGTGCTGGCCGCGGTGCGGCGGGGCTCGGCCTTCGACCACTCCTCCATGACCTTCGCGCTGGCCGGATACTCCATGCCGATCTTCTGGTGGGGCATCCTCTTGATCATGGTCTCCTCCACCTGGTTGGGCCTGACCCCGGTTTCCGGGCGCAGCGACCTGATCCGTTTCTATTACGAGAACGTCACCGGCTTCATGGTGATCGACGCCTATCTCTCCGGGCAGGACGGCGCGGTCCTGGATGCGCTGCATCACCTGGTCCTGCCGACCATCGTGCTTGGCACCATTCCCATGGCCGTGATCGCGCGGCAGACGCGCTCGGCCATGATGAACGTCCTGAACGAGGACTATGTCCGCACCGCGCGCGCCAAGGGACTGTCCGGCTGGCGCGTCATCGGTCTGCACGCGCTGAGGAATGCCTTGATCACCGTGGTCACGGTGATCGGTCTTCAGGTCGGCGTGCTGCTGGCCGGGGCGATCCTGACCGAGACGATCTTCGCCTGGCCGGGAGTCGGCAAGTGGATGGTCGATTCCATCAGCCGCCGCGACTACCCCTCGGTCCAGGGCGGGCTGCTGCTGATCGCCACGCTGGTCATGGTGGTCAATCTCATCGTGGACCTGCTCTACGGCCTCATTAACCCCAGAATCCGGCACGCGAGGTAGCGGCATGGCGCAAGCGAGCGAAACCGCGGGCGGCGCCGCCGTCAAACCGGTCCACCCCATCGCCGAGTTCTGGTTTTACTTCCGCGAGAACAAGGGCGCGGTGGTCGGGCTTGGCTATCTGGTCTTTCTGGTCTTCGTCGCCCTCTTCGCGAACGTCGTGGCCCCTCACGATCCCATCGAGCAGTACCGCGACGCGCTTCAGCTGCCGCCCTTCTGGGTCGAAGGCGGTCGCGCGGAGTACCTGCTGGGCACCGACGCCACGGGCCGCGATATCCTCTCGCGCATCATCCACGGCTCGCGCTATTCGCTTTTGATCGGCTTCATCGTGGCCGGCATCTGTCTGAGCAGCGGGATCGTCCTGGGCCTGCTGGCCGCCTTCTTGAAGGGCGTATTCGACACCATCATCACGCGCGTCATGGACATCATCCTGGCCGTGCCCAGCCTGCTGCTGGCGCTGGTCGTGGTGGCGATCATCGGCCCGGGGCTGGAGAACGTGATGATGGCCGTCGCCATCGTCTACATCCCCCACTTCGTGCGCCTGACGCGCGCCTCGGCCATGAGCGAGCTGTCGCGAGACTACGTGACGGCCAGCCGGGTGGCGGGGGCGGGCCCGCTGCGGGTCATGTTCATCGTGGTGCTGCCCAACTGCATGGCGCCCCTGATCGTGCAGGCGACGCTGGCCTTCTCCACCGCGATCCTGGACGCCGCGGCGCTCGGCTTCCTGGGGCTTGGCGCCCAGCCGCCGCTGCCCGAATGGGGCTCTATGCTGGCCGACTCGCGAGAGTTCATCACAAGCGCCTGGTGGATCGTCACCTTCCCCGGCCTGGCGATCCTGATCACTGTGCTGGCGATCAATCTCATGGGCGACGGGCTGCGCGATGCGCTCGACCCGCGCCTGAAGCGCAGTTGAGCGGGGAGGGACGGTCATGGCGCTTTTCGAGATACGCAATCTGACGGTCGAGTTCCCGACCTCCGCCGGTCCCTTCAAGGCGGTGGACGGCATCGATCTGACCGTGAACGCCGGCGAGGTTCTGGGCGTGGTCGGCGAGTCCGGATCGGGCAAGTCGGTCACCATGCTGGCCGCCATGGGCTTGCTGCCGCCCATCGCGAAGGTCAGCGCCGACCGCCTGACCTTCGACGGCAAGGAACTTTTGGGGTTGAGCGCCAAGGCGCGGCGGAACATCGTCGGCAAGGACCTGGCGATGATCTTCCAGGAGCCCATGACCAGCCTCAATCCCTGCTTCACCATCGGCTTTCAGGTGGGCGAGGCCATGAAGGCGCACATGGGCCTCTCGCGCAAGGAGCGGCGGGCGCGCACGCTGGACCTTTTGGACCTGGTCGGCATTCCCGATCCCGAGCGCCGCATCGACAACTTCCCACACCAGATGTCGGGCGGCATGAACCAGCGCGTGATGATCGCCATGGCGATCTCCTGCGATCCCAAGCTGTTGATCGCCGACGAGCCGACGACGGCCCTGGACGTCACCATCCAGGCGCAGATCCTTGACCTGCTGGTGCGCCTGCAACGCGAGCGCGACATGGCGCTGGTTCTGATCACCCACGACATGGCGGTGGTGGCCGAGACGGCTCAGCGCATCTCGGTCATGTACGCCGGCCAGCAGATGGAGGAGCAGAGCGTGGAGCGGCTCTTCAACCGGCCGAGCCATCCCTACACCGCCGCCCTGCTGGACGCCCTGCCCGAACGCGCGGGCGACGCCCGCCGCCTGCCGACCATCCCGGGGGTCGTGCCCGGCGCGGGCGACCGGCCAAAGGGCTGCCTCTTCAGTCCCAGATGCAGTCACGCGATCCAACGCTGCCGGGAAGAGCGGCCCGCGCTCAGCGAGCACGAGATCGGCAAGCTGCGCTGCTTTTGCCCCCTGAACGACATGGAGCGGGCCGATGGGTGAGATGATCCTGAAGGCGCGGGAACTGGCCCGCCATTACGAGGTCCGCAAGGGCTTCCTCGCCGGTTCTGCCACCCTGAAGGCGCTCTCCAGCGCCAGCTTCGAGCTGGAGACCGGGCGCACCCTCGCCGTGGTCGGGGAGTCCGGCTGCGGCAAGTCGACCCTGGCGCGTCTCGTCACCCAGATCGAGCCGCCCACCTCGGGCATCCTGGAGATCGACGGCGAGGACGTGGCCGGCGCGGATAAGAAAACCCGTGAGCGTCTGCGCGAGGAAGTGCAGATCGTCTTCCAGGACCCCTACGGATCGCTCAACCCGCGCAAGAAGGTCGGTACGATCCTGGAAGAGCCGCTGGTCATCAACCGCAAGCTCTCGGCGGCCGAGCGGCGCGAGCAGGCGCAGGAGATGCTGTCCCTGGTCGGTCTCAGGGCCGAGCACTACAACCGCTATCCCCACATGTTCTCCGGCGGGCAGCGCCAGCGCATCGCCATTGCCCGCGCGCTGATGCTGCGCCCGCGCATCCTGGTCGCCGACGAGCCGGTCTCGGCCCTGGACGTCTCGGTCCAGGCGCAGGTGCTGAACCTTCTGATGGACCTTCAGGAGAAGTTCGATCTCGCCTACCTCTTCATCTCCCACGACCTGAGCGTGGTGCGCCACATCGCCGACGAGGTCATGGTGATGTACCTGGGCCGCGTGGTGGAAAAGGGGGAGAAGGAGGCGGTCTTCAGTCAGCCGACCCATCCCTACACCCGTGCGCTGCTTGCCTCGACCCCGGCGGTCGATCCCGCGCACCGCCACGAAAAGGTGCCGCTGAAGGGCGAGTTGCCTTCACCGCTCAACCCGCCTTCGGGCTGCGCCTTCCACCGCCGCTGCCCCTTCGCCACCGAACGCTGCTCCGCCGAGCGCCCCGAACTACGCGAGATCGGCGGCCACCTGGTCGCCTGCCACCACGGCGAAGGCGTACTGGACGGCACGGCGGCGAAGAAGGTGGAAGAGCTGGCGTGACGGACGCGGCTTAGAGTTCGCCCGCTTCTTCCAGGACCTTGCGGGCCACCCGGAAGCACTCCAGGGACTGGGGCACGCCGCAGTAGATCGCGACCACGTGGATGGCGGCGCGGATCTGTTCCTTTGTGACGCCGTTCCTGAGCGCGCCGCGGCAGTGGATTTCCCACTCATGCATCTTGCCGAGCGCACCGATCATGGTCAGGTTCATCAGGCTGCGGGTCTTGGGGTCCAGGGACTCGTCGCCCCAGCCGAAGCCCCAGCACCACTCGGTCATCATCTCCTGGAAGGGGCGGGTGAAGTCGTCGGCCGCCGCCAGGTTCTTTTCCACGTACTCAGCGCCCAGGGTCGCCTTGCGCTGGGCCAGGCCGGTTTCGA encodes:
- a CDS encoding ABC transporter substrate-binding protein, whose protein sequence is MKKTLLAASLGVLASAALISVASAKTLVYCSEGSPEGFNPSLYTAGTTFDASSRQIYNRLVEFERGTTKIVPALAESWDVSDDGLTYTFNLRRGVKFQSTSDFTPSRDFNADDVIYSFERQRDPDHPYHMVSGGQYEYFQAMDMPGLIKEVKKVDDYTVQFILNRPEAPFIANMGMDFASVLSAEYADQMMKAGTPEKVDLNPVGTGPFQRVMYQKDAVIRYKAHPGYWKGKAPIDDLIFAITPDASVRWQKLQAGECHVMPYPNPADLEDMAAHDEINLMEQEGLNVGYLAFNTEKEPFTDKRVRQALNMAVNKQAIIDVVFQGAGKAAKNPIPPTIWSYNDDVQDYPYDPEKAKAMLAEAGVSGLKTNIWAMPVQRPYNPNAKRMAELIQADWAKVGVEAEIVSFEWGEYLKRSKDGEHETVLLGWTGDNGDPDNFLFVLLGCEAASGANRARWCYRPFDDLLVEAKQTADVAERTRLYEEAQVIFKEEAPWITIAHSVVFKPVRKEVKDFRIDPFGGHVFYGVDIE
- a CDS encoding ABC transporter permease subunit, with the protein product MFRFLVSRLAMLVPTFLGVTVISFMLIRAIPGDPIELLSGERGMDPERHAELMKQFGFDRPLYEQYFSYLVGIFQGDLGNSITTKQPVLNEFLTLFPATLELSLFAIVFAIALGLPIGVLAAVRRGSAFDHSSMTFALAGYSMPIFWWGILLIMVSSTWLGLTPVSGRSDLIRFYYENVTGFMVIDAYLSGQDGAVLDALHHLVLPTIVLGTIPMAVIARQTRSAMMNVLNEDYVRTARAKGLSGWRVIGLHALRNALITVVTVIGLQVGVLLAGAILTETIFAWPGVGKWMVDSISRRDYPSVQGGLLLIATLVMVVNLIVDLLYGLINPRIRHAR
- a CDS encoding ABC transporter permease subunit, which produces MAQASETAGGAAVKPVHPIAEFWFYFRENKGAVVGLGYLVFLVFVALFANVVAPHDPIEQYRDALQLPPFWVEGGRAEYLLGTDATGRDILSRIIHGSRYSLLIGFIVAGICLSSGIVLGLLAAFLKGVFDTIITRVMDIILAVPSLLLALVVVAIIGPGLENVMMAVAIVYIPHFVRLTRASAMSELSRDYVTASRVAGAGPLRVMFIVVLPNCMAPLIVQATLAFSTAILDAAALGFLGLGAQPPLPEWGSMLADSREFITSAWWIVTFPGLAILITVLAINLMGDGLRDALDPRLKRS
- a CDS encoding ABC transporter ATP-binding protein, whose protein sequence is MALFEIRNLTVEFPTSAGPFKAVDGIDLTVNAGEVLGVVGESGSGKSVTMLAAMGLLPPIAKVSADRLTFDGKELLGLSAKARRNIVGKDLAMIFQEPMTSLNPCFTIGFQVGEAMKAHMGLSRKERRARTLDLLDLVGIPDPERRIDNFPHQMSGGMNQRVMIAMAISCDPKLLIADEPTTALDVTIQAQILDLLVRLQRERDMALVLITHDMAVVAETAQRISVMYAGQQMEEQSVERLFNRPSHPYTAALLDALPERAGDARRLPTIPGVVPGAGDRPKGCLFSPRCSHAIQRCREERPALSEHEIGKLRCFCPLNDMERADG
- a CDS encoding ABC transporter ATP-binding protein; amino-acid sequence: MGEMILKARELARHYEVRKGFLAGSATLKALSSASFELETGRTLAVVGESGCGKSTLARLVTQIEPPTSGILEIDGEDVAGADKKTRERLREEVQIVFQDPYGSLNPRKKVGTILEEPLVINRKLSAAERREQAQEMLSLVGLRAEHYNRYPHMFSGGQRQRIAIARALMLRPRILVADEPVSALDVSVQAQVLNLLMDLQEKFDLAYLFISHDLSVVRHIADEVMVMYLGRVVEKGEKEAVFSQPTHPYTRALLASTPAVDPAHRHEKVPLKGELPSPLNPPSGCAFHRRCPFATERCSAERPELREIGGHLVACHHGEGVLDGTAAKKVEELA
- a CDS encoding carboxymuconolactone decarboxylase family protein, yielding MDKERFETGLAQRKATLGAEYVEKNLAAADDFTRPFQEMMTEWCWGFGWGDESLDPKTRSLMNLTMIGALGKMHEWEIHCRGALRNGVTKEQIRAAIHVVAIYCGVPQSLECFRVARKVLEEAGEL